One Sediminibacillus dalangtanensis genomic region harbors:
- a CDS encoding MarR family winged helix-turn-helix transcriptional regulator: MQDNKKIESIITSFREVSKAFYKQMWHNANDLGVTTLQLQILKLLEEQPELGLVEIANKLNNSKSTISGTVERLVKAGYVERTRSEHDRRAIVLTLTDAGTKKKKAAYKSYLERMQGLKDVSDQDVQKLVELHSLILDKISDNGDE, encoded by the coding sequence TTGCAAGATAATAAAAAAATAGAAAGCATCATTACTTCTTTCCGTGAAGTCAGTAAAGCTTTCTATAAACAAATGTGGCATAATGCCAATGATCTAGGAGTTACCACTCTCCAGCTGCAAATTTTGAAGTTGTTAGAGGAACAGCCTGAACTCGGACTTGTCGAAATAGCGAATAAATTGAACAACAGCAAAAGCACGATCAGCGGCACTGTCGAACGATTGGTAAAAGCTGGTTACGTGGAACGGACAAGATCAGAACATGATCGGCGTGCCATTGTTTTGACCCTTACCGATGCAGGGACAAAAAAGAAAAAGGCAGCTTACAAGAGCTACCTGGAAAGGATGCAGGGTTTAAAAGATGTAAGCGACCAAGACGTCCAAAAACTCGTGGAGCTGCACAGCCTCATTTTAGATAAAATTTCAGATAACGGAGATGAATGA
- a CDS encoding DHA2 family efflux MFS transporter permease subunit: MKVRDRTAFIEASQVAKGPIIFIMVLGAFVAILNQTLMNIALPVMMVDLDITENTAQWLTTVFMLVNGILIPITAFLMEKFSTRKLFLTAMSLFALGTLICGISPSFFLILIGRVVQAAGAGIMMPLLTNVILSLFPLEKRGSAMGLIGLAMMFAPAIGPTLSGWIVQNYSWRLLFFIVLPIAVIDVILAFFLLRNVTKLSNPKVDISSIILSTFAFGGLLYGFSTAGNNGWGETEVIASLAVGGVAMIIFVIRQLRLSNPMLEFRVFKYNMFTLTTIINVVVTMAMFASMILVPLYLQIVRGFTPLESGLLLLPGAIISGIMSPITGKLFDKIGARPLALVGLAITAVMTFFFTDLTDSTSYMHMMIIYSARMIGISMIMMPIMTAGLNQLPRRYYSHGTAMANTLRQVSGAIGTAFLVTVMSNQRTAHMADFLPNDAADQQMYAFQHATIEGINDSFMVATVFAVIGFALSFFLKQVRPADEMEAEQNTNKESIQSAITADQAPAPQK; encoded by the coding sequence ATGAAAGTGCGAGATAGAACAGCTTTTATTGAAGCGTCACAGGTTGCGAAAGGACCGATTATCTTTATTATGGTGCTCGGAGCATTCGTGGCTATTCTTAACCAGACATTAATGAACATTGCCCTGCCTGTCATGATGGTAGACTTAGATATTACGGAGAACACAGCTCAATGGTTAACTACTGTGTTCATGCTGGTCAACGGTATTCTTATTCCGATTACGGCTTTTTTAATGGAAAAATTCAGTACACGTAAGTTATTCCTGACGGCGATGAGTTTGTTTGCGCTGGGTACCTTGATTTGCGGTATATCACCTAGTTTCTTTTTAATTTTGATTGGACGGGTCGTCCAGGCGGCCGGCGCCGGCATTATGATGCCGCTTCTGACAAATGTCATCCTGAGCCTTTTCCCGTTGGAAAAACGAGGAAGCGCCATGGGTCTAATCGGTCTGGCAATGATGTTCGCACCGGCGATTGGACCAACTTTATCCGGTTGGATTGTGCAAAACTATTCTTGGCGATTACTATTCTTTATTGTATTGCCTATCGCAGTGATCGATGTTATTTTGGCTTTCTTCCTGTTGCGTAATGTTACGAAGCTAAGCAATCCCAAAGTGGATATTTCATCGATTATCCTGTCTACTTTCGCCTTTGGCGGTTTATTATATGGATTTAGTACGGCCGGAAACAACGGCTGGGGAGAAACAGAAGTGATTGCTTCCCTTGCAGTGGGCGGTGTGGCGATGATAATCTTCGTGATTCGTCAGCTTCGGTTGAGCAATCCAATGCTTGAATTCCGGGTATTTAAATACAACATGTTCACGCTCACCACGATTATCAATGTAGTCGTGACCATGGCAATGTTTGCTTCCATGATTCTAGTTCCTTTATATTTACAAATCGTCCGCGGCTTTACACCGCTGGAATCCGGTCTGCTTTTACTTCCGGGAGCGATTATCTCAGGGATCATGTCACCGATCACCGGGAAGCTCTTCGATAAAATCGGCGCCCGTCCGCTAGCATTGGTCGGTTTGGCTATCACAGCAGTCATGACATTCTTTTTCACCGATTTAACGGATTCTACATCCTATATGCACATGATGATTATCTACAGTGCCCGGATGATCGGAATTTCCATGATCATGATGCCGATCATGACTGCAGGTTTGAACCAGCTGCCAAGACGTTATTACTCCCACGGAACTGCTATGGCGAACACGTTGCGGCAAGTTTCCGGGGCAATCGGTACAGCATTCCTTGTAACGGTTATGAGTAATCAGCGTACAGCACACATGGCCGATTTCCTGCCAAACGATGCGGCGGATCAGCAAATGTATGCATTCCAACACGCTACAATCGAAGGGATCAATGATTCCTTCATGGTGGCAACAGTATTTGCTGTAATCGGCTTTGCTTTGTCCTTTTTCTTAAAGCAAGTACGTCCTGCAGACGAAATGGAAGCAGAACAGAATACGAACAAGGAGTCCATCCAGTCAGCCATCACGGCTGATCAAGCTCCGGCTCCGCAAAAATAA